The following are from one region of the Rhipicephalus microplus isolate Deutch F79 chromosome 1, USDA_Rmic, whole genome shotgun sequence genome:
- the LOC142814590 gene encoding uncharacterized protein LOC142814590, with protein MPPIRCLLTVPHIQIKRTYHLEEGSVVALKHAIATCPVLGSQVQLSCSNFQVMDPLFNELVDLATEDSIPDMSKIVLMAQQESSGNEAPSCSSSQDDMPATPCVSYNGAVLEDAEFFWLMVDQTKCFQVTNAEEGLVAIMCANWLFNVQYACKAFNTLVVLERFFLELEKTTPRSVVAKFLNIVVKST; from the exons ATGCCGCCGATCCGTTGTCTGCTGACTGTACCGCACATTCAGATAAAGCGGACGTACCACTTGGAAGAAGGTTCCGTGGTCGCCCTCAAACATGCGATTGCCACATGTCCTGTCCTTGGGTCGCAAGTTCAACTGTCTTGCAGCAACTTTCAG GTAATGGATCCTCTGTTCAATGAACTTGTCGACCTCGCTACTGAAGACAGCATACCCGATATGTCGAAAATCGTTCTTATGGCACAGCAAGAAAGTAGCGGGAATGAAGCGCCGTCATGTTCATCGTCACAG GACGACATGCCAGCAACGCCATGTGTATCTTATAATGGGGCCGTCCTTGAAGATGCAGAGTTTTTCTGGCTGATGGTAGACCAGACAAAGTGTTTTCAAGTGACTAATGCAGAGGAAGGACTTGTCGCAATTATGTGTGCAAACTGGTTGTTCAATGTTCAATATGCTTGTAAAGCGTTCAACACCCTTGTCGTCCTCGAAAGATTTTTTCTTGAGCTCGAAAAGACAACACCAAGATCTGTTGTTGCGAAGTTCTTAAACATTGTCGTAAAATCCACATAG